One window from the genome of Streptomyces sp. NBC_00708 encodes:
- a CDS encoding F0F1 ATP synthase subunit gamma gives MGAQLRVYKRRIRSVTATKKITKAMEMIAASRIVKAQRQVAASTPYATELTRAVTAVATGSTTKHPLTTEAESPARAAILLITSDRGLAGGYSSNAIKAAEKLTERLRGEGKEVDTYVIGRKGVAYYGFRERKIADSWTGFTDSPTYADAKRAAAPLIEAVSKETAEGGVDELHIVFTEFVSMMTQNPVDGRMLPLSLGATEQEDGKGEILPLFDFEPSAEDVLDALLPRYVESRIYNALLQAAASEHAARRRAMKSATDNAGELIKTLSRLANAARQAEITQEISEIVGGASALADATAGSDK, from the coding sequence ATGGGCGCTCAGCTTCGCGTTTACAAGCGCCGCATCCGCTCCGTCACCGCCACGAAGAAGATCACCAAGGCGATGGAGATGATCGCCGCCTCGCGCATCGTCAAGGCGCAGCGCCAGGTGGCGGCGTCGACGCCGTACGCGACCGAGCTCACCCGTGCGGTGACCGCGGTGGCGACCGGCTCCACCACCAAGCACCCGCTGACCACCGAGGCCGAGTCCCCGGCCCGGGCCGCGATCCTGCTCATCACGAGCGACCGCGGTCTGGCCGGCGGTTACTCCTCCAACGCCATCAAGGCCGCGGAGAAGCTGACCGAGCGCCTGCGCGGTGAGGGCAAGGAGGTCGACACGTATGTGATCGGCCGCAAGGGTGTCGCCTACTACGGGTTCCGCGAGCGCAAGATCGCGGACTCGTGGACCGGCTTCACCGACAGCCCGACGTACGCGGATGCCAAGCGGGCGGCTGCCCCGCTGATCGAGGCGGTCTCCAAGGAGACCGCCGAGGGCGGCGTCGACGAGCTGCACATCGTCTTCACGGAATTCGTGTCGATGATGACGCAGAACCCGGTCGACGGCCGGATGCTGCCGCTCAGTCTCGGTGCCACGGAGCAGGAGGACGGCAAGGGCGAGATCCTGCCGCTCTTCGACTTCGAGCCGTCGGCGGAGGACGTCCTCGACGCCCTGCTTCCGCGGTACGTCGAAAGCCGGATCTACAACGCCCTGCTGCAGGCCGCTGCTTCCGAGCACGCCGCCCGCCGCCGTGCGATGAAGTCGGCCACCGACAACGCCGGTGAGCTCATCAAGACGCTCTCCCGGCTTGCCAACGCGGCCCGCCAGGCCGAAATCACCCAGGAAATCAGCGAGATCGTCGGTGGTGCCAGTGCGCTGGCCGACGCGACCGCGGGGAGTGACAAGTAA
- a CDS encoding DUF2550 domain-containing protein, with the protein MFLALWVGGLVVALVAVGLFVFGLRRRLIQRSGGTFDCSLRWDVPEEPDLSGKGWVYGVARYSGDKVNWFRVFSYSPRPRRVLERSAIEVVARRMPEGEEELALLSDAIVLGCLHRETRLELAMSEDALTGFLAWLEAAPPGQRVNVA; encoded by the coding sequence ATGTTCCTCGCGCTGTGGGTGGGCGGGCTGGTCGTCGCACTGGTCGCGGTGGGGCTCTTCGTCTTCGGTCTGCGCCGGCGGCTGATTCAGCGCTCCGGTGGGACCTTCGACTGCAGCCTGCGGTGGGACGTACCCGAGGAGCCCGATCTGTCGGGCAAGGGCTGGGTGTACGGCGTCGCCCGGTACAGCGGCGACAAGGTGAACTGGTTCCGGGTCTTCAGCTACTCCCCGCGTCCGCGCCGGGTGCTGGAGCGCTCCGCGATCGAGGTCGTCGCCCGCCGCATGCCGGAGGGCGAGGAGGAGCTGGCGCTGCTCTCCGACGCCATCGTGCTCGGCTGTCTCCACCGGGAGACCCGCCTGGAGCTGGCGATGAGCGAGGACGCGCTGACCGGATTCCTCGCGTGGCTGGAGGCGGCCCCTCCCGGCCAGAGGGTCAACGTCGCCTAG
- the atpA gene encoding F0F1 ATP synthase subunit alpha, whose amino-acid sequence MAELTIRPEEIRDALENFVQSYQPDAASREEVGTVSVAGDGIAKVEGLPSAMANELLKFEDGTLGLALNLEEREIGAIVLGEFSGIEEGQPVQRTGEVLSVGVGEGYLGRVVDPLGNPIDGLGEIATDGRRALELQAPGVMVRKSVHEPMQTGYKAVDAMVPIGRGQRQLIIGDRQTGKTALAVDTIINQRDNWRSGDVNKQVRCIYVAIGQKGSTIASVRGALEEAGALEYTTIVAAPASDPAGFKYLAPYTGSAIGQHWMYQGKHVLIIFDDLSKQADAYRAVSLLLRRPPGREAYPGDVFYLHSRLLERCAKLSDDMGAGSMTGLPIVETKANDVSAFIPTNVISITDGQCFLESDLFNAGQRPALNVGISVSRVGGSAQHKAMRQVSGRLRVDLAQYRELEAFAAFGSDLDAASKASLERGKRMVELLKQPQYAPFPVEEQVVSVWAGTNGKMDDVPVEDIRRFESELLEYLRRERKDLLTSIREGAKMSDDTLQAIADAVAAFKQQFETSDGKLLGEG is encoded by the coding sequence ATGGCGGAGCTCACGATCCGGCCGGAGGAGATCCGGGACGCGCTGGAGAACTTTGTCCAGTCGTACCAGCCGGACGCGGCCTCGCGCGAGGAGGTCGGTACGGTCAGCGTTGCCGGCGACGGCATCGCGAAGGTGGAGGGCCTGCCCTCCGCCATGGCGAACGAGCTGCTGAAGTTCGAGGACGGCACCCTCGGTCTCGCCCTCAACCTCGAGGAGCGCGAGATCGGTGCGATCGTCCTCGGCGAGTTCAGCGGCATCGAGGAGGGCCAGCCGGTGCAGCGCACCGGTGAGGTGCTCTCCGTCGGCGTCGGCGAGGGTTACCTCGGCCGCGTCGTCGACCCGCTCGGCAACCCGATCGACGGTCTCGGCGAGATCGCGACCGACGGCCGCCGCGCCCTCGAGCTGCAGGCCCCTGGCGTCATGGTCCGTAAGTCGGTGCACGAGCCGATGCAGACCGGCTACAAGGCCGTCGACGCCATGGTGCCGATCGGCCGCGGCCAGCGTCAGCTGATCATCGGCGACCGTCAGACGGGTAAGACCGCTCTGGCCGTCGACACGATCATCAACCAGCGCGACAACTGGCGCTCGGGCGACGTGAACAAGCAGGTGCGCTGCATCTACGTCGCCATCGGTCAGAAGGGCTCCACCATCGCCTCCGTGCGCGGTGCCCTCGAAGAGGCCGGCGCGCTCGAGTACACGACCATCGTCGCCGCCCCGGCGTCCGACCCGGCCGGCTTCAAGTACCTGGCGCCGTACACCGGTTCGGCCATCGGCCAGCACTGGATGTACCAGGGCAAGCACGTCCTGATCATCTTCGACGACCTCTCGAAGCAGGCCGACGCCTACCGCGCCGTGTCCCTGCTGCTGCGCCGTCCGCCGGGCCGCGAGGCCTACCCGGGCGACGTCTTCTACCTCCACTCGCGTCTGCTGGAGCGCTGCGCCAAGCTCTCCGACGACATGGGTGCGGGTTCGATGACGGGCCTCCCGATCGTCGAGACCAAGGCGAACGACGTGTCGGCGTTCATTCCGACCAACGTCATCTCCATCACCGACGGCCAGTGCTTCCTGGAGTCCGACCTGTTCAACGCCGGCCAGCGTCCGGCCCTGAACGTCGGTATCTCGGTCTCCCGCGTCGGTGGCTCCGCCCAGCACAAGGCCATGCGCCAGGTGTCCGGCCGGCTCCGCGTGGACCTCGCCCAGTACCGCGAGCTGGAGGCGTTCGCCGCCTTCGGTTCCGACCTGGACGCGGCCTCGAAGGCCTCGCTGGAGCGCGGTAAGCGCATGGTCGAGCTGCTGAAGCAGCCGCAGTACGCCCCGTTCCCGGTCGAGGAGCAGGTCGTCTCCGTCTGGGCCGGCACCAACGGCAAGATGGACGACGTCCCGGTCGAGGACATCCGCCGCTTCGAGTCGGAGCTGCTGGAGTACCTGCGCCGCGAGCGCAAGGACCTCCTCACCAGCATCCGCGAGGGCGCCAAGATGTCCGACGACACGCTGCAGGCGATCGCCGACGCCGTCGCCGCCTTCAAGCAGCAGTTCGAGACCTCGGACGGCAAGCTCCTGGGCGAGGGCTGA
- the atpD gene encoding F0F1 ATP synthase subunit beta, with the protein MTTTVETAVATGRVARVIGPVVDVEFPVDAMPEIYNALTVEVADPAEDGKLKTLTLEVAQHLGDGVIRAISMQPTDGLVRQAPVTDTGTGITVPVGDITKGKVFNTLGQILNKPEAEAEVTERWPIHRKAPNFDQLESKTEMFETGVKVIDLLTPYVKGGKIGLFGGAGVGKTVLIQEMIYRVANNHDGVSVFAGVGERTREGNDLIEEMADSGVIDKTALVFGQMDEPPGTRLRVALAGLTMAEYFRDVQKQDVLFFIDNIFRYTQAGSEVSTLLGRMPSAVGYQPNLADEMGLLQERITSTRGHSITSMQAIYVPADDLTDPAPATTFAHLDATTVLSRPISEKGIYPAVDPLDSTSRILDPRYIAADHYEAAMRVKGILQKYKDLQDIIAILGIDELGEEDKLVVHRARRVERFLSQNTHVAKQFTGVDGSDVPLDESIAAFNAICDGEYDHFPEQAFFMCGGIEDLKANAKELGVS; encoded by the coding sequence ATGACGACCACAGTTGAGACGGCCGTTGCCACGGGCCGCGTCGCCCGGGTCATCGGCCCGGTCGTCGACGTGGAGTTCCCCGTCGACGCGATGCCGGAGATCTACAACGCGCTGACCGTCGAGGTGGCCGACCCGGCCGAGGACGGCAAGCTCAAGACGCTGACGCTCGAGGTCGCCCAGCACCTGGGTGACGGCGTGATCCGCGCGATCTCGATGCAGCCCACCGACGGTCTGGTGCGCCAGGCCCCGGTGACCGACACGGGCACGGGCATCACCGTCCCCGTCGGTGACATCACCAAGGGCAAGGTGTTCAACACCCTCGGCCAGATCCTCAACAAGCCCGAGGCCGAGGCCGAGGTCACCGAGCGCTGGCCGATCCACCGCAAGGCGCCCAACTTCGACCAGCTCGAGTCCAAGACCGAGATGTTCGAGACCGGCGTCAAGGTCATCGACCTCCTCACCCCGTACGTCAAGGGTGGAAAGATCGGTCTGTTCGGTGGTGCCGGTGTCGGCAAGACCGTGCTGATCCAGGAGATGATCTACCGCGTCGCCAACAACCACGACGGTGTGTCGGTGTTCGCGGGCGTCGGTGAGCGCACCCGTGAGGGCAACGACCTCATCGAGGAGATGGCCGACTCCGGCGTCATCGACAAGACGGCGCTCGTCTTCGGCCAGATGGACGAGCCGCCGGGGACCCGTCTCCGCGTCGCCCTGGCCGGTCTGACCATGGCGGAGTACTTCCGCGATGTGCAGAAGCAGGACGTGCTCTTCTTCATCGACAACATCTTCCGGTACACCCAGGCCGGCTCCGAGGTGTCCACCCTGCTCGGCCGTATGCCGTCCGCGGTGGGTTACCAGCCGAACCTGGCCGACGAGATGGGTCTGCTGCAGGAGCGCATCACGTCGACCCGCGGTCACTCGATCACCTCGATGCAGGCGATCTACGTTCCCGCGGACGACCTGACCGACCCGGCGCCGGCGACCACCTTCGCCCACCTCGACGCGACGACGGTTCTCTCCCGTCCGATCTCCGAGAAGGGCATCTACCCGGCCGTGGACCCGCTGGACTCGACGTCCCGCATCCTCGACCCGCGGTACATCGCGGCGGACCACTACGAGGCCGCCATGCGTGTCAAGGGGATCCTCCAGAAGTACAAGGACCTCCAGGACATCATCGCGATCCTCGGTATCGACGAGCTGGGCGAGGAGGACAAGCTCGTTGTCCACCGTGCCCGTCGTGTCGAGCGCTTCCTGTCGCAGAACACCCACGTCGCCAAGCAGTTCACCGGCGTGGACGGTTCGGACGTTCCGCTCGACGAGTCGATCGCCGCGTTCAACGCGATCTGCGACGGGGAGTACGACCACTTCCCCGAGCAGGCGTTCTTCATGTGCGGTGGCATCGAGGACCTGAAGGCCAACGCCAAGGAGCTCGGCGTCTCCTGA
- a CDS encoding F0F1 ATP synthase subunit epsilon has product MAAELHVELVAADRSVWSGEATLVVARTTSGDIGVMPGHQPLLGVLESGPVTIRTSDGGTVVAAVHGGFISFADDKLSLLAEIAELADEIDVQRAERALERAKSDTDAASERRAEVRLRAVAAH; this is encoded by the coding sequence TTGGCTGCTGAGCTGCACGTCGAGCTGGTCGCCGCGGACCGCAGTGTCTGGTCCGGCGAGGCCACCCTGGTCGTCGCGCGCACCACGTCCGGCGACATCGGCGTCATGCCCGGTCACCAGCCGCTTCTGGGTGTGCTGGAATCGGGCCCGGTGACGATCCGTACGAGCGACGGCGGCACCGTCGTCGCCGCGGTACACGGCGGTTTCATCTCGTTCGCGGACGACAAGCTGTCGCTTCTCGCCGAGATCGCCGAGCTTGCCGACGAGATCGACGTCCAGCGCGCCGAGCGTGCGCTGGAGCGTGCGAAGTCGGACACGGACGCCGCTTCCGAGCGGCGCGCCGAGGTACGACTGCGTGCGGTGGCGGCACACTAG